The genome window TCCTTTTTTCCATCTATCATGAAAATTTCAGTATAATTCCCGTCAGATTTGCAATAAATAATATCCTTACTCGAAACATAGATGGTTTTATCAATAAAAGAAAAAGGAATTTTTTTGAATGTTTGCTGCCTTTGTATATCCTGCATGATATTTCGAAGTTGTTCTCCCAGGCGATTGTTCCTCTTCCTGTCCAGCACCCTTTCAGCAGCAATCTGAAGATCATCGGAATCAATAGGTTTAAGGAGATAATCCACCGCATTTTCCCTGAATGCCTGTAGCGCGTAGTTGTCGTAGGCAGTGGTAAATATCAGTTCAAAATTCCGAAAATTTAGATTGTGTAATAATTGGAATCCATCCATTTGAGGCATCTCGATATCCAGAAACACGCAGTCGGGTTTGAT of Candidatus Atribacteria bacterium contains these proteins:
- a CDS encoding response regulator transcription factor, producing the protein MIRAVIVDDEVSAVKSLQWEINAFCPWIEVCDNYLTPLDAIKGIDNIKPDCVFLDIEMPQMDGFQLLHNLNFRNFELIFTTAYDNYALQAFRENAVDYLLKPIDSDDLQIAAERVLDRKRNNRLGEQLRNIMQDIQRQQTFKKIPFSFIDKTIYVSSKDIIYCKSDGNYTEIFMIDGKKEVLSKKVKEVEALINDPSFYRVHHSYLINLDWVKEFVKSDGQYLILNDGSNIPVSRSKKAHLLKLLGS